The window aatgttgtttaaatttcattattgaaaACTCTAGCAAATGAAACAAATTCCAAAACCACTATGTATCATAACATTTATAACAACCACAAATTCAATTTCACACGctgtataaaataataaaaaaaaaaaagtaagttgCGAGCTATGATTATCATATAACCAACAATCCAAGCTAGCTTCAGGGGGATTAAGATTTAAGCTGATCttgattcatttattttcagtaaAGAAGTGGTTGATGGTAGGCATGATTTCAGGTGGGCGAGTTCTCAAGAATCTGCGCAGGCCATGCTCAGCATATCTCTCTCCTTCCTCATTGTTTCCTAGCACTCCCGTGCTACGTTTTGCTTTGTTGATT of the Populus nigra chromosome 7, ddPopNigr1.1, whole genome shotgun sequence genome contains:
- the LOC133698384 gene encoding uncharacterized protein LOC133698384, giving the protein MGRWMKPEVYPLLAAMTCVTSLCIFQLTRNVFLNPDVRINKAKRSTGVLGNNEEGERYAEHGLRRFLRTRPPEIMPTINHFFTENK